One segment of Parvularcula sp. IMCC14364 DNA contains the following:
- the yihA gene encoding ribosome biogenesis GTP-binding protein YihA/YsxC, with protein MSDSLSQEHTPQALEAARKLFAGPCDFMLGVVSMTTLPEPDITEVAFAGRSNVGKSSLINALTGRNALARTSNTPGRTRELNFFNLGGRLRLVDLPGYGYARASRSDVAAWTGLIKDYLRGRSVLRRACILIDSRHGLKDSDREIMQMLDVAAVPYQIVFTKADKIKPSALKVLSEKTAQELLKRPAAYPLQRATSSVSADGLAELRADLAALMQ; from the coding sequence ATGTCGGACAGCCTGTCTCAGGAGCACACGCCACAAGCCCTTGAGGCTGCGCGCAAGCTCTTTGCCGGTCCTTGTGACTTCATGCTTGGCGTGGTGAGCATGACGACCCTGCCCGAGCCTGACATTACTGAAGTCGCTTTTGCTGGCAGGTCGAATGTCGGCAAGTCTTCCCTCATCAATGCGCTGACAGGCCGGAACGCACTGGCCCGTACATCAAACACACCGGGACGCACGCGGGAGCTGAACTTCTTCAATCTCGGCGGCAGGCTGCGTCTGGTTGATCTGCCGGGCTATGGTTATGCCCGCGCCTCCCGCAGCGATGTTGCGGCCTGGACGGGACTCATAAAGGATTATCTGCGTGGCAGGTCCGTGCTGCGCCGCGCCTGCATCCTTATTGATTCACGCCACGGCCTGAAAGACAGCGACCGGGAGATCATGCAGATGCTGGATGTGGCGGCTGTGCCCTATCAGATTGTGTTCACGAAAGCAGACAAGATAAAACCATCTGCACTCAAAGTATTATCAGAAAAGACAGCTCAGGAATTGCTCAAACGCCCGGCGGCCTATCCGTTGCAGCGGGCAACCTCGAGCGTCAGCGCCGATGGTCTGGCAGAGTTGCGGGCTGATCTGGCAGCATTGATGCAGTGA
- the fsa gene encoding fructose-6-phosphate aldolase, producing MNIFIDTADTSELEKAFETGLVEGCTTNPSLIAASGRDFKEVIAEICDMTDGPVSAEVAATDYETMMAEAMVLAEIADNVVIKLPLTMDGLKACQALSSEEIQTNVTLCFSLAQAWMAAKAGATYISPFIGRLDDTGENGMDLIHDIRALYDVHGYETEILAASIRSVDHVEQAALAGAHVATIPPKIFNDLLKHPLTDKGLAAFVADWEKTGQSIL from the coding sequence ATGAATATCTTTATCGACACGGCAGATACGAGCGAACTGGAAAAAGCCTTCGAAACCGGCCTTGTGGAAGGTTGCACAACTAACCCGTCCCTGATTGCTGCCTCTGGCCGCGACTTCAAGGAAGTCATCGCAGAAATCTGCGATATGACGGACGGGCCCGTTTCTGCAGAAGTCGCGGCAACGGACTATGAAACCATGATGGCCGAGGCAATGGTGCTGGCTGAAATCGCTGACAATGTCGTCATCAAGCTGCCCCTGACAATGGATGGCCTGAAAGCATGTCAGGCACTTTCATCTGAAGAAATCCAGACCAACGTCACTTTATGCTTTTCCCTCGCCCAGGCGTGGATGGCGGCCAAAGCTGGGGCAACATATATCTCCCCCTTCATTGGGCGACTTGATGATACAGGCGAAAACGGCATGGACCTGATCCATGACATTCGCGCACTTTATGACGTGCACGGATACGAAACAGAGATTCTTGCTGCGTCTATCCGCTCGGTCGACCATGTCGAGCAGGCAGCACTTGCCGGGGCACATGTCGCTACAATACCGCCAAAGATTTTCAACGACCTTCTGAAGCATCCGCTGACAGACAAGGGTCTCGCTGCATTTGTCGCTGACTGGGAAAAAACCGGCCAGTCGATCCTGTAA
- a CDS encoding aldo/keto reductase, which translates to MSDISRLGFGCSGPWGMKWFSEQRAIALVHSALEAGITQFDTGSFYCDGEAERRLGLALSHLPTEQKTALQISSKTGTKKGTDGRLEKDFSEANIRHDVSTSLRKIGIARLDTLYLHGPDDTSLHQALPVLKALKKDGTIGNIGICGEGRGLQTAADTPEVDVIMGSFNILTRQHSDIFRQARSREKRVVSIAPLAQGLYRRGFFSPSSLPDLWYLARAAVKNRSELRRARNLRWLHDVDGWQASELALRFVLEQDHIDTAMMTTTRLAHLNLNIRAASRSLPDHLTERLNDIQ; encoded by the coding sequence ATGTCGGATATTTCCCGCCTTGGCTTTGGCTGTTCCGGCCCATGGGGCATGAAATGGTTCAGTGAGCAACGCGCCATAGCACTGGTGCATTCAGCCCTCGAGGCAGGCATCACGCAGTTTGATACCGGTAGCTTTTACTGCGACGGCGAAGCAGAACGTCGCCTGGGCCTTGCCCTGTCACATCTGCCTACGGAGCAGAAAACAGCCCTGCAAATTTCCAGTAAGACCGGCACAAAAAAGGGAACAGATGGCCGACTGGAAAAAGACTTCTCAGAAGCCAATATCCGTCATGATGTCAGCACAAGCCTGCGCAAGATCGGTATTGCCAGGCTCGACACGTTATACCTGCACGGCCCTGACGATACCTCTTTGCACCAGGCCCTGCCCGTCCTGAAAGCCCTGAAAAAAGACGGGACGATCGGCAATATCGGTATATGTGGTGAAGGCAGAGGGCTGCAGACAGCAGCTGACACGCCAGAAGTCGATGTCATCATGGGAAGTTTCAATATCCTGACCCGTCAGCATTCTGATATTTTCAGGCAAGCCCGATCACGTGAAAAGCGGGTCGTCTCTATCGCTCCTCTGGCTCAAGGCCTTTACAGACGTGGCTTTTTCTCCCCGAGCTCACTGCCGGACCTCTGGTATCTGGCCCGTGCCGCCGTCAAAAATCGTTCTGAACTGCGCCGGGCGCGTAACCTGCGATGGCTCCATGATGTCGATGGCTGGCAGGCCAGCGAGCTGGCCCTGCGCTTCGTCCTGGAACAGGATCACATTGATACCGCAATGATGACGACAACCCGCCTGGCGCATCTCAACCTCAATATCAGGGCCGCCAGTCGCAGCCTGCCAGATCATCTGACAGAGAGACTGAACGACATCCAATAA